A DNA window from Marinibacterium anthonyi contains the following coding sequences:
- a CDS encoding Tripartite tricarboxylate transporter family receptor, whose protein sequence is MKRFVLGAASALVLAAAAASAQDYPTKEIQGIIQWGAGGSTDTVMRSVTPHAEEALGGTVVMQNVTGGVGAIALNQVAGQAADGYTLLMGAENPLLYKVMGLGDKDYSDFTPINILARGTPILVANPDAPFDDYAGMMAYIKENPGELRLGATGPGGLPSVVTAMINTVEGEMDVISVPYDGDGPALTALQGGAIDVMPAVLGAAIEGIRAGNIKPLAVFDVAPNDKLPEVPAVTSFNDGYNAYLPWGPFFGVFVKQGTPDDVVAKLTDAYAAGAETADFQELMENRGFTMMSISGAEAEEFLTKWQQGTTWLLQDAGLTKSSPEDFGIARPGN, encoded by the coding sequence ATGAAGCGTTTTGTACTTGGTGCCGCCTCGGCACTCGTTCTCGCCGCAGCCGCTGCTTCGGCTCAGGACTACCCCACCAAGGAAATCCAGGGTATCATCCAATGGGGGGCAGGCGGCTCCACCGATACCGTGATGCGCTCTGTCACCCCGCATGCGGAGGAGGCCCTGGGCGGAACGGTCGTCATGCAGAACGTCACCGGTGGTGTCGGCGCCATCGCGCTGAACCAGGTCGCCGGGCAGGCGGCTGACGGCTACACGCTGCTGATGGGCGCGGAAAACCCGCTGCTCTACAAGGTGATGGGCCTCGGCGACAAGGATTACTCGGACTTCACCCCGATCAACATCCTGGCGCGCGGCACACCGATTCTGGTGGCCAACCCGGATGCGCCCTTCGACGATTACGCGGGCATGATGGCCTACATCAAAGAAAACCCGGGCGAGCTGCGGCTCGGCGCGACGGGGCCGGGCGGTCTGCCGTCGGTGGTGACCGCGATGATTAACACTGTCGAGGGCGAGATGGATGTGATCTCGGTGCCCTACGACGGTGACGGCCCGGCGCTGACCGCGCTGCAGGGCGGGGCGATCGACGTGATGCCCGCCGTTCTGGGCGCCGCGATCGAAGGCATCCGCGCCGGCAACATCAAGCCGCTCGCGGTCTTCGACGTCGCCCCGAACGACAAGCTGCCCGAGGTTCCCGCGGTCACATCGTTCAACGACGGCTACAACGCCTACCTGCCCTGGGGTCCGTTCTTTGGCGTCTTCGTCAAGCAGGGCACGCCCGATGACGTGGTGGCCAAGCTGACCGACGCCTATGCCGCGGGCGCCGAAACCGCAGACTTCCAGGAGCTGATGGAAAACCGCGGCTTCACCATGATGTCGATCTCTGGCGCCGAAGCCGAGGAGTTCCTGACCAAGTGGCAGCAGGGCACCACCTGGCTGCTGCAGGACGCCGGCCTGACCAAGAGCTCTCCGGAAGACTTCGGCATCGCCCGCCCGGGCAACTGA
- a CDS encoding Tripartite tricarboxylate transporter TctA family protein, with the protein METLLAFLTVFTQPELLLLVGLGTFAGVYVGAIPGLSVTMAVSILISFTFSWDVYPAISLMIGIFMGGVYGGSRTAILLNIPGAPSAIATALDGYPMAQRGEAGTAIGVTTVMSFFGGFLGIAVLALAAPVVSDFALKFQPRDYMLLAVLGILLVGSLSSGSLVKGIFAGALGIAIGAVGRDPLTFTERFTFDLSIMQSGISFIAVMIGMFGVSEALMQLHHVDKTAVRQKITRIVPSFGTIRKHLPLSLQTSTIGVIIGALPGTGGDIAALMAYDHAKRVTKKPERPFGQGAMEGLVAPETANNAAVGGAFIPMMTLGIPGDAVTAIMIGALFIHGLNPGPMLMIDQPDMFWFIVGALVSANFFMLLFGLTGIKLFTKIVEMPRAVLIPLIMLLSIVGAYAVNNSITDVYWMLGFGFFGYFMRHYGYPLGPVILGVILSRLLDDNWRRAIISEREDLGRFFHGIVTSPLSLVLFIAVILIFVSQTPLWARAKKKLLGDPAEEGTL; encoded by the coding sequence ATGGAAACGCTTCTTGCCTTCCTGACCGTCTTCACCCAGCCAGAGCTACTGCTGCTCGTGGGCCTCGGCACCTTCGCGGGAGTCTACGTCGGCGCCATCCCGGGGCTTTCGGTGACCATGGCGGTCTCGATCCTCATTTCCTTCACCTTCTCTTGGGACGTCTACCCGGCCATCTCGCTGATGATCGGCATCTTCATGGGCGGCGTCTACGGTGGCTCGCGCACGGCGATCCTGCTCAACATCCCCGGTGCGCCCTCGGCGATCGCCACGGCGCTCGACGGGTATCCCATGGCGCAGCGCGGCGAGGCGGGCACGGCGATCGGCGTCACCACCGTCATGTCATTCTTCGGCGGCTTTCTCGGAATCGCGGTGCTGGCTCTGGCGGCGCCTGTCGTCTCGGACTTTGCGCTGAAGTTCCAGCCTCGCGACTACATGCTCCTTGCGGTCCTCGGCATTCTTCTGGTCGGCTCGCTGTCGTCGGGCAGCCTGGTGAAGGGCATCTTCGCCGGCGCCCTGGGCATCGCCATCGGCGCGGTGGGTCGCGACCCGCTGACCTTCACCGAACGGTTCACCTTCGATCTGTCGATAATGCAGAGCGGCATCAGCTTCATCGCGGTGATGATCGGTATGTTCGGCGTCTCCGAGGCGCTGATGCAGCTGCACCATGTAGACAAGACGGCGGTGCGGCAGAAAATCACACGCATCGTTCCCTCCTTCGGGACCATCCGCAAGCATTTGCCCCTGTCGCTGCAGACCTCCACCATCGGCGTGATCATCGGCGCGCTTCCCGGCACCGGCGGGGACATCGCGGCGCTGATGGCCTATGATCATGCCAAGCGCGTGACGAAAAAGCCCGAGCGGCCCTTCGGGCAGGGGGCCATGGAGGGGCTTGTCGCGCCGGAAACCGCCAACAATGCGGCCGTCGGCGGCGCCTTCATCCCGATGATGACGCTGGGCATCCCCGGCGACGCGGTGACCGCGATCATGATCGGCGCGCTGTTCATCCACGGGCTGAACCCCGGGCCAATGCTGATGATCGATCAGCCGGACATGTTCTGGTTCATCGTTGGCGCGCTGGTCTCCGCCAACTTCTTCATGCTGCTCTTCGGCCTGACGGGCATCAAGCTCTTCACCAAGATCGTCGAAATGCCGCGGGCCGTGTTGATCCCGCTGATCATGCTGCTGTCGATCGTCGGCGCCTATGCGGTGAACAACTCGATCACCGACGTCTACTGGATGCTGGGCTTCGGCTTCTTCGGCTACTTCATGCGCCACTATGGCTATCCGCTGGGGCCGGTGATCCTCGGGGTGATCCTGTCGCGACTGCTCGACGACAACTGGCGGCGGGCGATCATCTCGGAGCGCGAGGATCTCGGACG
- a CDS encoding Tripartite tricarboxylate transporter TctB family protein, with amino-acid sequence MSRIETDHHDGTSDATPGGYEAQRRPGELVFGALMVIGSLVLLWNAYGISGFEALSAPGSVPMATTAVMVITSVIIFLHDLRLPRVAGETVARDILPGVVVIIALLLVAYGFLLRPLGFLPTSALFLIVSLKLLARRGWLWTVSISVGSLVLIWVIFRIIFTVLMPAGIVPEAELIQTFRNLFSGGQ; translated from the coding sequence ATGTCCCGAATTGAAACGGACCATCACGACGGCACGTCCGACGCGACGCCCGGCGGCTACGAGGCGCAGCGCCGCCCCGGCGAGCTGGTCTTCGGCGCGCTGATGGTGATCGGCAGTCTTGTCCTGCTGTGGAACGCCTATGGCATCTCCGGGTTCGAGGCACTTTCGGCGCCCGGCTCGGTGCCGATGGCGACTACCGCCGTCATGGTGATCACCTCGGTCATCATCTTTCTGCACGACCTGCGCCTGCCGCGCGTGGCGGGCGAAACCGTGGCGCGCGACATCCTGCCCGGCGTGGTGGTGATCATCGCGCTACTGCTCGTTGCCTACGGGTTCTTGCTGCGGCCGCTCGGCTTTCTGCCGACCTCGGCGCTCTTTCTCATCGTGTCGCTGAAGCTGCTGGCGCGGCGCGGCTGGCTCTGGACCGTGTCCATCTCGGTCGGCAGCCTCGTGCTGATCTGGGTTATCTTCCGCATCATCTTCACCGTGCTGATGCCCGCCGGCATCGTGCCCGAGGCCGAGCTGATCCAGACCTTCCGCAACCTCTTTTCCGGAGGCCAGTGA